The Girardinichthys multiradiatus isolate DD_20200921_A chromosome 21, DD_fGirMul_XY1, whole genome shotgun sequence genomic sequence TAGTCATCTCATTGTATGCAAGCTTCTGAGTTTCAAGAAAGTAACCGAGGGAAAGTAAAAGGttattctgatttaatgtcagacagtgagacaAAAACGGTTTTGTCTTGTTATacagtgtatataaatatgtaaactGAACTGTACATAGCCATATTGTGTATGTTTGAATAGGTTAATAAATGCAGCAAGAACGGTAAAGAAAACTCCTCTAtcatttaaagttctttaagTTGGAGTTGTCATATCACCCTCATCATTTCACAATTTCagcctaaaataaaatttaaacaattgaagcgttgtaaaaataaaaaaacacacttgCAACTGCTGTGCTCCACAGTTCTTACCTTTCATGGCGTTTTAATTACTAGTAGAGGTTTGTAGAAGCGATGAGGATCCCGATCACTTTCTGCGCATCTCCGCATCCAGAGCAGAGTACTTTAACTTTTCACTGAGAGCAACACCTTCCTCTTTAGCTTACACTCTGAGAAGCTATATGTCTGGGCTCATGTTCGGTTCTGCATTTAAAATCCCATCGTCTTTGTTCTTCTGCTCGCTGTGGTTCAGAGGAGCTCTGGACGCCGCAATGATGATCCAAGAATCTTATCCTTCACCGCTGCGTGGAGCGGCGCTGACTTATTCCAGTTTAAGCAAAGTTACCTAAAATAAGGCCTAAGAGAGATCTTCCACTGGTAGTTTCAAAATAAAGCCGAATTTAAAGCAATTTTGTCTAAGAGATTTTATTTCATCCTTAGTTAATCATATTTAACCCTTTAAGCCTTATACATACTTTAAAATGTAACTTGTTATTGGATGCttttgacaaaatttaaatACCGCCATTACCTTATTAAGTTGATAAATTATACACCGACTACTTCCCATAGACATACACGTCaagttttaattaaacattcaaTCATATAAATTAAGTTATAGATGTTTTgccgtttttatttttattttacactttatgCATTGACAGTTGGCAATACTTTACGAGTGTTTTTGGGGGGGAAAAGTTTCATTATATGTCAAGTACTATTTTTTGTTGAAGAACTTTGTGCTCCATGAAAGGTGAGTGCAGCCATCTGTTAGAAACTGGCATTGACTACTTGTAGAACCTCAGATCATCCACCAGAGGGCATAGAAGtgcagctgtttgttttttttagcaaactACCAACTTTGTTAGAAATACTAACGATAGTGTTGGCGCTATATATATATGGAGTTAATATTGGTAATATTGACCACAATAATGAAAGCCCCAGTGCTGTGGTTAGCTAAAGTAACAATCTCCTATTTAACAATTTGCCTCGTCAGTGATATTTTGAAATTAACCGCAAAACATCAATCCAGTTTTTCCCTCGGTGGCATTCTGTGCACATACATCTCGAGAAAGAAGCATTGTTCGTTTTAAAGATTTATCTTTATCgctgaaagaaaaactttaagGCTAATTTAACTCAAACTAAAAAATGGAATGTCCAATTTGGGAGAATCTTTTGTTTTGGCAGCAAACCCTAACTTTTCCGGTATTTCCCGCAGTTTTCTCCAGATCTTGACACTCACTAATCGCTTCTACATCGGGGTCCAAACTCCTGCTGCCGTGCCTCTTCCTGCTGGAAGACGGGGTTCCGAACCCGCGACCTCGTGCAGCGCTGCAGCCGAGGAGATTAGGTTACCAGCGGTTTGATGGCAGTCTTATCCCCGGGGGAAAACCTGGTACCCATTACCGACGTGTTTTGAGGAAATTTCTTGTATTTACACAAACTTGTTTCTTTCTGAGAATAAAATGAGTACGACAATTAAAAATGACTTATACATTATATTTGTTAGTATctcaaaaatatatacattctAATAAATAgcctaaataaataattacataaaTTCTATGTACACATACAACAAatttaatgcagaaataaattccttgttttaAGAAGCAAGCATTACACTTTACATATAGATTATCTTTGTTGCTTATATTTACCCAATAACTTTCGTTTAACTATGTTATCAGTGGCAGACAAAAGACCTCCCTAAAGCCGTCTAAATTAGACCCGTCTCATCAAggttataaaatgtaatgtccACCAGAAACCACTTTCCTTTAATTCTTCCAGGTCCTGTGATAATTTCAGCACTTCCTGCGTCTGCAATCTCTCCGGCCTGCTGATGCAGATCAGTGATCAAAGGCTGAAAGCTCAGCTGCATCCTTGCAGGCAAACAGGAAGCAATACAGAATGCATAGTGTTGTCTCGATGGTAGACTTGTTATTGATGATAATTCATGTTGAAAATAGTTCAAACCAATTCTTTTAACcagtaaagaatttagaaaACACCTGCTCTGAAATCCTCCGAACTTGAAAAGAAAGTCAAACATCCAACTAAGCTCTATTTCTCCACTGTTATCTTTATAGTGCAGCCTTCAACATGTGATTCATGACCAACATCTCAATGACAAATATTATAATTACCTAAAGGCTTCAAAACTGTTATTCCACTGTCAGTAATTGTGGCTGAGGGGTGTGTTGTGGCTCAAAGATTTTGTTGAGCTGCTAAAAAGCAGCTGATTTTTTTACCAGCTTTTTATTGGGTCAGGTATCTTAGAGACTGCCTCCTGCTGGCTCTCATTCAAGGGCCGGGGATCTCATTTGCTGGGTCAAGGCTTTTCAGCAGCAAATTCAGATTAAAACAATGCTCTGGAAACACACAGGAATTCCACATTTACCATGCAGCTTACATGAGAGGATAATTGAGCAGGCGGAAGGAGAACGAGATTGATGCTGTAGGCTTGAATGACAAGAAGCACAAAaagttcttttaaaataatatttttttaggaATTTAGCTCCAGATTACCTGATCTCAGTCCAGTtaagcatctgtgtgatgcagCTGGAATAAAAAGGTTCGTACTCGGAGAACTCATGTTTTATTAGTCTTATGAGACGAACCATAACTGGATTTCAATTCCTTAGGTTTTGCAGCACAAGATGGTTGCATGTGATATATTGCTTGTGGCTTTCATGTTATTGCTACACAGTGTTACACAAACCAGAATGCATTCCACCTTTTTTCCTGTGGTTGGTGTGGTTAGGTGCATGACTCCATCTGTATCAGAATTCTCATGCACTTACTTACCAAAGAATACATAAATCAGGGAGAATAGGTAGAAGTGAAGGTCATGTGCCTTTAATATTAGTCAGCCCACAGCTGTTGTACCTGGCCTTTGAAATCTGGCATGTTTGTACTGGGTTAGAATTGATTGAACTGATTCTATACAGATTATATTTTCCAAAGATTGGAGGACCCTGCAGGGGATGGCagtatttcacaattatgcaggtTTTCCATAGACATACGTTCCATTTCAGTCGGTACACTCGGTACAACTCTTGAGTGTGAAGGTCGTGTTCTTGTGAAACCAACCTAAAGACCTTATTACAACAAGGCCAATTAGACGTTTTACCCCAAAGAGGCCCCACTAGCTTAGTTCATAAAAATGGTTTCTGTGACTCCTACTATGTCCTCAGAGAAGAGCAAGAAAATGCCCTGCTTGTGTAGCCATTGTAGCTAGGTGTTCAGGACCAGTTACTACTCACGATGCTTTCTCAGTGTGTCTGGGAGCTTGGTGCATGCTAATGCGGCATTTGCTAGCCGGGGTTGTGTGCACATTGTAGCCAGCTCTGAAAAAATGACTtataaatgcaaagaaatgtGGGGTAATTCAGTCACACCCAGGGATCCTCTAGTGTTTACAATTCTGGAGCAATCTTCTAAGATGGAGGATGATGCTGCAAAGGTGTCAGTAGGCCAGCATAAAAGCAGTTGGTGCCAACAACAGTGGAGAACAGAGCATCTTTATTCATTGGCTTTTGTGAACACAGCATTGTCTTGTGGATAGTCTATAGCAGGGTGTAGTCTTTAAAGATGTAAGAGCCGTTAACGCAGGTAATCATTGATAGCATTATCTTGTAAGGGCCCCCTGAATTACTTACAAAATGAATATAATGTCATAGCTTATGGCTTCCCATATCATGATGATCCAAACATTTCTGGCAAAATTTCACCTATTTCTAATGTGCACAGACAAAACAAAGATCCAGTGATGCCAAGACTCCAGAGACACTCAATGAGAAAACAACCTTATTACAAACCAAGGGGTTGTTGGCTTGTGGTATAGCTCTGATGAAGCCGGCAATCAGGAAGACGTTGGTTTGTGAATATAATAGGTCTCTGagtattttgtgttgccgatgTCCTCACATTCCCACATTATGATCCCAGGAGTAACACGTTTGAGTCTTCCCAAAACATTGTTCGTCCTTCTGCCTCAGCACTTCCATACTTGCAGACGATGACTTCCTGCCTCCTGGTTGcagcaacaaaaacattttacctcTGTTTGGATGTTAGTAGCCCTGTTAGTAGCCCCTGGTGTCAGCTCAGCTGACACCAGTCATCAAGATACAAGGCAGGAAGAAATCATGTTATTGTTCAGAGTCCAACACCTACCTTTGTCTGGAGCATACATGTTATTGGGTTTTGTAATGCCAGGCAAGCAAAATAATAATCGTCCCATATGATGGAGTGTATTTGGTGACTTGACCCTTCTAGCAATAAGAGGCCCCCCTTTTGTACCACTGGGTCTATGCTTCATATGCCAAACAAGCCATGCGACCACTTGGTCAAAAGTAAATCAACTATGTGACTATGTGGCTATCAAACTTGCACGTCCAGAGTTTGTTTGTCTTGTGACTTTCATTCACAAATTTGTCTGACTGTTGGACTGATGGTACCAAGGTACCATTTCTTGTGGAGGTCACTATACacagcagaaaaatgttttgctaGAACACAGTAAGTCCttgttcttattatttttacttcacTAGCAACTGTACTATATGAAAGTAACCTGATATTAGTGGTCGTTACAGTCATATAATGGAATATGCCTTtcgatgaggcttgtttgtcagattaaacatACTTCTTAAAAATAGCTAAATTTAAGcgggtattaaacatacttttcattaagcccacattcctgcatgaaaatcatttttgttggtttgatgtgatattctaattttctaagTAATTAAATGACTTGTCAACATCAGACTGTAGAcagtctatataatgtgtttcgcTTAGTAAATTCCGTTAATGAGCAGTTGAATGAGCAGTGAGTATACAATGCACAAGTTAAAAATTAAATACGTTGTTTCCTTGTCTCTCTGTAATATGTTTTTGTTGGTATGCTCGTATGATGGCCTCTTAAGTAGAGCTCAGCCACTGTCTGAGACAAAGGAAGTAGGTGCTGGGTCTCTGCAGGAGGTTCAGTCCGTTGGAGATTAGAGTCTAAAGTTTTACCTGAAGAAGCCCCTGCAGTCTGTTACTGGCAGGTATGTGTGGGAGACAGCCCTATAAACAACTGAGCCTCCTAACTGTGTAATAATGCCTGTATTACGCTGATCTCTAGGTATGCAGCACACATAATGCAAATACATTAAGAGGATCAGTGCTGCTGAGTAGCTCCATAAAAATAGAATACCCTTCGAGGGGGCAGACTCTCCCACTCTCATCCATCCAAGTGTACAACCTGCAGCTTTCACTCTGGGGTCTGGTGTTTTCTTCAAGGTAAAAGTCTGGTCTAGCCTGTTTCTGGTTTCTATTTTACGTAGAATctcaagttcagtttataatTTCAGTTGAACTggacaaactaaataaataacaacAGTTAGCACTGACAGTTCACttctttgttgatttttttaataataatgtaaagtaCTAAAGCAGTAGCCAGCAATATACGGCAGGTGCTGCAAAGGTAACAAATTTATTGACCAATTTTTCAAGCAAAGAGGTCATCTGTACTTATCTAAGCTTATTATTGTTTATGTTGTCTTACTGCATCACCCAGAAATAATCTCTTTAGCTAGCTCTGCTAGGTAGCTTCACATTGTAAATTACAAGAAtacctttaaattaaataaattaaaatcattGGTCACACAAGTCCCATTTATTACTATTCtccaaacaaagcagacatttctATTATTCAGTAAACGCGTCATGTCTTGAAGGTGAAGATGTGAGAAATGGTGCCACCTGGTGGCCACTTTCTTAGTGTTCCTGCAATTTTTAGATGAAAAGGAATCCCtattttccacatatttttaTAGTCAAATTTCCAGCgcattgatggatggacggatggttAAGGTTTATTCCACggttattgttaataataaatactttttgtaaAGGTAATTTGTTCTTTTGAATCAGGTTTGTTGGAGCAGAGGATTATTTGCAATATATAGGACCAAGGCAGCGAAAGCCTGCTCTAtgttacagcagaaaatcagtATCCTCCACTTTATACAAGAAAAATGGTAATTCTGCATTTGTGCATGTTTTAAAACAGGATGAGGAGGCTTCTAGTTCAGGTTCTGTGCATCACTAAGATTTTGCTGTGTGCTGCTGATTCTCTTTCACTAAGTGAAGACAACCTGAAAAGTAAGGTCTTCTTCCATTGCACTAATTACCTGACTCTAAAAAAGggataacaaaaataaaggaaaacctGATTGTTTCTCTGATTTGTGCAGAGCTGTCTGAAGCTGGCGAGCAGTATGTGAATGAGAAGATAAAGGAATCTATACTCAGAGTGAAgcaggtaaaagaaaaaatggtgAAAGAAGAAGAGAAGTACAGACATCTGATGGAGGCCCTAAGGCACAGCGGAGACAAGAAGAAGGTGCACTAttcttaatttttaaataacaaaagtaGTACATGTTAGAAGTAGATGAAAAAATTGCCTACTGATAGGCTGGTTGGAAACCTaggaattaaattttttttttttatcactgagTGCATCATAGCTAAGTATTAACAGGTCCCGCTGACagcaacactcttcagtgtggaagttgtttTAGTGTATGGGAAAGAAAAACCTTCAAGTCATCTATTTTCTTTAGtcatgtcagtcattttctaccgcttattccatagtgggtcgcaggggagctggtgcctatctccagcagtctatgggcgagaggcagggtacaccctggacaggtcgccagtccatcgcagggcaacacacaaacaaccatgaacacactcattcacacacctaagggcaatttagagtgaccaattaacctaacaggcatgtctttggactgtggaaggaagccggagtacccggtgagaacccacgcatgcacggggagaacatgcaaactccatgcagaaagacccccggtctaTTTTCTTTATCAATGAGGTATTATAGGAAGTAAGCGGAAGCACAAACAATTTTGTTAGTCATTTAaaggaaaactgcattttggcATTTATGTTCAGTCAGACTGCTACAAGATAAGTCCAGACTTTGGTGGGTGAAGATCTCAGGGTTAGAATTAGGACGTCTACTAGGAATACACAGATACCCCTGTTGACAGTTTGTAAAGTTAACCTAGGTAATCATTAATATAATATacaaaagacagtttaaaaaacagcaaagttactttgactttgttttaaattagtaaGGTCCTGTTTTTTAGCAACTGCTCTCTCATACACATAGTGTGACACTCGTTTGCcactaataaaaataattaacaacCACTCATAGCCAGAAAGCTAGACAACATTTTGCACCCTGTTAATTAAAGTTGTTAACCCCTTACTGTCTGAGTGTTTTTATCactacataaaatattttattgtatttttaattttaagcatATGCTAAATTAGGTAAATTGTTTTCTTGATTATAGCACATTTATTGTGAAAAACAGCAGGATTACACAAAATTGGGCTCAAAAGCATCCAACAAATTTTCCAGTCCTATGTAACTTTCTTCATGCTACTCTTGCGAAACAGAACTTTCAAACTGACCCATTCTGGTCCATCATTTaagtttttcaaataaaactttttactGTAAAATCCCAAATGGATGTCGTTCACACTATGACTTCTAGATGGCCACAAAGGACTTCAAATCTTTACATCTGATCTTTAATTTTTGCTGAATATGCATCGGCAGGCATCTTGGCTGTATTAAGACTGGAGGCAGTCTGCGATGATTTTGCGACAATCGTCTAAAAGAGGTTAAAGAGAATTTGCAATAACCTAAAACTGGCATCCCCAGGCTACATCTTTACACAAACTGAACAGTGGGAATAGGCTGCAAAtttctgattggtgcatttctAGCATGTGTATTTTCAGGGTTAATTTCTGTTACAATACACTCATgataaaaaagtatattttgtACCTAATTTTGTCACAGAAAGAACATTACAGTTTCATACCTGTCACTTCAATGTCACAGTGAAACCACAAAGCAGACAGAGAATCATGTATGTGGGAGCACAGCTTGTGTAGGATAAatgatttataaacagatttatATGTTTTCTATTAATTTCAGTAGGAaaagcttggctgcatgctaGACTTATGAAGTGGTATCTGTTGGGGGGTTGCTTTAGGGGGCCATGCAGCTGGCCAGGGAAACGGAGCAGAAACTCGAGGAGGCTGAGCGGCAGTGTCGAGATCGAACCAAATCTTTCTTTGGGGATTGTCGTCCCTGCCTGGAGAATTCTTGCAAGGCCTTCTATACCTCTACATGTCGTCGCGGCTACGCTTCCTTTACTTTTAAGGTTTGGTTTCACTTTTAAAAAGTCTGACAGTAAGTGACAATGATGCTGACATGGAAAATCTctctttatttaaaggttgaggattttttcaggaaaatgGCCTCCCAGTTTGAGGCCACAGAGCAGGAGAATTCAGATAAAACCTCCTCAGCTGAGAGCAAGATTAGAGAGGATAAAACAGAGACGGAGCTGCTTCAGGCCGAAGCTTCATTCACTCAGTTGCTGTCAAACATCAGTGACTTGTACAACCACAGCGTCCCTCTGGTGAAGAGAATGCGGCATGTGCTTGGACCCTCCCTTTTAGAAGCCTTAACCTCAGAGCTCCAGCCGAGCTCTCTCTCAGCACCACAAGATGGGTCTGGTGATGGATTTTTCAAGAGTTTAGGTTTGGATCACATATTTTACTCAGCATTTGCATTTGGGAAGGATGTGCTGGGGGACGTTAGCAGCACAGTGGAGGACATTTTTGGAGAGATTCAAGAAGCCGAAGAATATTTTCATCAGTCAAACAGAGGTATCTGACACATTCTGCTGTACTATAAATTTGTGTTATTCACTTTATGTaaacaaaagtaataaattCTTTGCCAATATCCAAAAATGCAGAATCGCTTTCTGCATTTGGACAGCATCCAGATGGGTATCTGTGCAGAGTGCTCCGCAGACAAGCATCGGAGTGTTGGCAGCTCCAAAACCTGTGTGAGACCTGCAGAAACTATCTGATTAAAGGTAAATCATGTGTTTTTTCAGCAAACAGCCCTGTATTCTCTtacaaaatttattttcaacacatttttaaaatagtatgtaaaaaacaacaacataaaactTATACACACAAGTAccagcaaaaataaatgaaggaaagcaaataaattaataattaaataatagaaaatttccaaaatacagaaaaaaaataaaaggtaaataaaatagTATGCAGTGGTATGAATAAAATGGACTTGAAGACTGCAGAGATGATGGCCCACTGAATTAATtatgcagtttgtttttttgtacctTGATTTTATCCTTTCCATTAACATTTCTGCTCACAGAGTGTCCCCGTTTGCAGCAGCTCCACTCTGAGATGGAAGAGATGCGCACCCTGCTGAACGCATCCTGTCTTCAATATGACAACAGGCTGCAGCTCGTCCACAGACACACAGCAGACACACAGAGATGGTTTCGGGACACTTATGGCGGGCTCAACTGGCTGGCCAACGTCTCAAGCGCTCAAAACAACATCTTCAGAGTGATCACAGTATGTCTGTCTTTGGATCGCAGCATGAATTCTGGAAAGATTTCTCATTTCTGAAGAGTCAATAACTCCCTAATGTTAAGTTAATTCTGCTTTTCATGCAAATACTTGATCCCCGAAATCTAATTTTATGTAAGCATCTTTAAGACAAGCCACATACGGTGCACTGAATATGAAGATGACACAATCTGGTGTTTTTGTAATACAATATTTCAGATactttacatatatatatatatatatatatattagacaCTGATAATATTTAATATCCTAATATTCAGAAGCCTCAATAAGCAGTTCCAAATTAAATAGTAGGGTAATGCAGTTTCACTCTGATCCTTTTTCAGGTAAACCTGCAGCAACAGCTGCAGACCAACAGCCCCAGAGCTGACAGCATTGTGGTTGTGTCCATATTGGATTCAGCTCCTTTAAATGTATTGGTCCCAGCAGATCTAATGGTGGAGGATCCTGTGTTCATAGAATACATTGCTCAGCAAGCTCTGACACACTATAAGGAGCAAATAAGAGGTACCTATTCTTCTTAGATTCCATATTACACTGTGCGTCACCTTAGAGAAcactaaaatcaaaaataaaacattgtgatTAAAGcctttaagatttgttttattataaaacaCACTTCCAGGGTATCTATTTTGGTAGAAGTGAGGCAAAAGATAATTTTAGCTATTCTAAGGTTAAAGTTGATTTTTATACTACAATCACTTTCAATAggaatctaaaatgtttttttttttatctacagGAATGAAGTGACCACCTACACATCTGAA encodes the following:
- the LOC124857677 gene encoding clusterin-like protein 1, with product MRRLLVQVLCITKILLCAADSLSLSEDNLKKLSEAGEQYVNEKIKESILRVKQVKEKMVKEEEKYRHLMEALRHSGDKKKGAMQLARETEQKLEEAERQCRDRTKSFFGDCRPCLENSCKAFYTSTCRRGYASFTFKVEDFFRKMASQFEATEQENSDKTSSAESKIREDKTETELLQAEASFTQLLSNISDLYNHSVPLVKRMRHVLGPSLLEALTSELQPSSLSAPQDGSGDGFFKSLGLDHIFYSAFAFGKDVLGDVSSTVEDIFGEIQEAEEYFHQSNRESLSAFGQHPDGYLCRVLRRQASECWQLQNLCETCRNYLIKECPRLQQLHSEMEEMRTLLNASCLQYDNRLQLVHRHTADTQRWFRDTYGGLNWLANVSSAQNNIFRVITVNLQQQLQTNSPRADSIVVVSILDSAPLNVLVPADLMVEDPVFIEYIAQQALTHYKEQIRGMK